Below is a genomic region from Fibrobacter sp. UWP2.
AGGAAGTCCGCCAGGTGACCTGGATTGGGCTGGGCGGGAACGTTATTTTGTCTGTAGGCAAGTTTTTTGCAGGCTTTTTTGGAGGTTCTCAGGCGCTTGTCGCTGACGCCATTCACAGCGCCTCTGACTTTGTGACGGATGTCGCGATTATTGTGGGGTCTCGGTATTGGAATACGCCCCCCGATGCAGACCACCCCTACGGGCATCGCCGTTTTGAAACGCTCATCTCTGTGGGGATTGGGCTTGCAGTTTGCTCGGTGGGCGTCTTTTTGGGGTACGAAGCTGTTCAAAAATTGCTTGCCCACGAACAGTCCCACCCCGAGTGGATTGCCGCGGTCATGGCTTTTGTGTCCATTGCGGTCAAGGAGGCGCTGTTCCGCTACACTCGGGCGGCAGGCAAAAAAATCAGGAGTCAGGCGCTGGAGGCCAATGCCTGGCACCACCGCAGTGACGCCTACAGTTCTATCCCGGTGCTTGTTGCCGTGCTCGCGGGCATTGTTGTGCCCGGGTTCTGGTTCGCCGACTCCGTTGGTGCGGTCATAGTCTCGCTGTTCATCCTCCATTCGGGTTATGAAATCGCCTGGCCGGGAATCCACCAGGTGGCCGATGTAGGGGCGTCCCCCGAAGTCGTTGAGAGGCTGCGCCAGGTGGCGCTCTCGTGCCCCGAGGTGATGAGCGTCCACAGGTTCCGCACCCGCTATGTGGGCGGGGACCTGCATGTGGATTTGCACATTGTGGTGAACGAGAACATGACGCTTTTGGCCGCCCACGACCTCTCCGAAGAAGTGGAACGCAAGCTGATCGAGGCGGGCGAGAGCGTGGTGGATGCGCTTGTGCACGTGGATCCCTACGACCCCGTCAAGGCGGCCTCCAAGAGCAAAGACTAGTTTATAAAAAATATCCCTTTTCCCCTGCAAATATTCCAAAGTGGGTGTTGGGCGCCCGTTCTTTTTGCTTTTTTCTGCGTTATATTGAATGACAAAGGAAGAGGTGAATATGGTTCTCGACGAAGTCTACAAGTTGAACAACGGTCAGCGCATTCCTAAGGTGGCTTTGGGAACATGGCAAACACCAAACGACGTGGCCGCCACGGCCGTGGCGGCGGCGATAGACGCCGGCTTCAAGCACATTGATACCGCAATCGCTTATGGAAATGAGCAGGGTGTGGGTGAAGGTATCAAGAGGGGCCTGCAAATGACGGGGATGCACCGCGAGAGCATCTTTGTCACGTCCAAGATTCCCGCCGAGGTCAAAAGTTACGACGAGACCGTCCGTAACATCCAGGAATCGATTGACCGCTTGGATAGCTACCATGTGGACTTGATGCTGATCCATGCTCCCAAGCCTTGGGCAGAGATGGGGAAGGATGGCCCCAATTACTTCGATGAGAATGTCCAGGTGTGGAAGGCTTTGGAGGAAGCTTACTTTGCGGGCATGTTCCGCAGCATCGGGGTGTCGAACTTTGACATCGAAGACTTGAACAACATCATGGACAATGCCGATGTGAAACCGGCGGTGAATCAGATTCGCGTGCACATTGGCCACGTTCCTTTTGACTTGATTGAATTTTGCCAGCAAAATGGCATTCTGGTGGAGGCGTATTCGCCCAATGCCACGGGCCGGCTGATGCAGGTGCCCGAGGTAGTCGAGATGGCAGAAAAATACGGGGTGTCGGTTCCCCAGCTCGCCTCCCGTTTTGACCTCCAGTTAGGGCTTTTGCCTCTCCCCAAGTCGATCCACGAAGAGAGAATCCGCCAAAATGCGGACTTGGACTTCGAGATTTCGCCTTTTGACATGGCGGAATTGCTTCAAATTGAAGGAATTTAGTTGAACGGGAAAGTCCAGCCTTTTTCCTTGTCCTTGCCGCAACAACATTCCGTTTGGCTTTGTTACTGCCAAATGGAATTTTTTTATATCTTGTGCCCTATGATGAGTCGGATTACACGGATTTTGACCTCGGGCGCAGCAGGGCTTGCTGCCGCCCTCCTTTTGGGCTTTGCTCCTGCGCAGGCCGCGGTGAACTTGAACGTACACAAGGAAGTGCTCGACAACGGGCTGACGGTACTTTTGCACCCGAACAAGCAGGCTCCCACGGTGAGCTGCCGTCTTTTTTACGTGACGGGTTCCGTACACGAGGTCCCGGGCAAGTCCGGCTTGGCGCATATTTTGGAACACGAACTTTTCAAGGGCACCAAGAAGGTGGGTATCCAGGACAGTGTCGCCGATGCCCGCTTTATGCTGGTGCAAGACAGCTTGCAGATGCTGATCCGCCCCGCAAAACTGGCGGGCGACACCGCCGCGGTCAAAAAGCTCACCGCCGAGCACGACTCGGTACTGAACGAACATCGCAAGATTTTTGTGAAGGACGAACTGTGGGGTGCCTACCAGGCGGCAGGAGGCTCAGGCCTGAATGCGTTCACCACGGATTTGATGACCGCTTACATTGTGACGCTCCCCAAGGACAAAATCGAGCTCTTTATGTGGCTCGAGGCGGACCGCATGCAAAACGCGGTGCTGCGCGAGTTCTATTCTGAGCGTGACGTGGTGCGCGAAGAACGCCGCATGCGCTACGACGACAAGCCCACGGGCCGCTACTACGAAACGCTAAATTCCATGATTTACGAGGCGTTCCCTTACCGCGTGCCCACCATCGGCTGGCCGAGCGACATTGCGAACCTGACCCGCGAAATGGCGGAGGAGCACTACCGCAAGTATTACAAGCCGCGCAACGCCATCCTGGTTTTGGCTGGCGATTTGGACGTGGACTCGACCGTGAGCATGGTCAAGCGCTACTTTGGGAGGATCCCCACGGGCGAGGCGTTCCCGCCGCTCACCATTCGCGACCCGGAACAGGCGGGCGAGAAGCGCTTGGTGGTACGGAGGCCCGACGCCCCGAACATGTACACGCTTGTGTTCAAGACTGCCGAGGTGGGCGACCCCTCGCTCTATGCGCTCGACATTGCCGAGGGCGTTTTGAACGGCCGTTCCGGACGCCTCTATAAACGGCTGGTGGAACAAGAAAAGCTGGCGGTCAGCGTGGGCGCGAGCAACAGCCCCAACAAGTACGTCTCAGAGTTCTCGGTGCAGGTGAACCTGCGCCCCGACGCCGACGTTGCCAAAGTCGAGGACGCCGTGTGGGACGAGCTCGAAAAGCTCAAGAGCGAGCCGGTGAGCGCCCGCGAATTCCAGAAGGTCAAGAACCATGCCTATGCAGGGCTCATCCGCAGCTTGACCGACATGGAGAACGTGGCGACCATGCTCGCATACTACGAGATGTTTGGCGACTACCGCATATTCCTCACTTGGGCCGACGAGCTCGAGAAGGTGAGTGCCGACGACGTGCAGAACGCCGCCAAGGCGACGTTTGTCCGCAAGAATTCCGTGACCGGGATGCTCTTGAAAGAAAAGAATTAGCGCAAAGCAGGGAAGGTTTGGGAAACGTGGGAAATGCAATGAAATGTTCATATAGATTTTACCTATAACTAGGCATAAGTAAATAGTATTTGCCTTTAACGCAGGGTACTTCTATATTTGAACCGTTTCATGGATGGAATGATGAGCCCCCCATGACGGGTGAAAACTATATTTGGTACACACGGAGGCCCTATGACCTTGCAACAACTTCGATACGCGATCGGCATCGCCGAGACCGGCTCCTTCAACAAGGCTGCTGAAAAACTCTTTATATCGCAGCCCTCGCTGACTGCCGCCATCCATGACCTGGAAGACGAGTTAGACTTGCTCATATTCAACCGCACTAGTCGCGGCGTTACGCTCACGAACGAGGGCGAGGAGTTTATTGCCTACGCACGTGAACTCTACATCCATTACGAGAATGTCCTCGAAAAGTACGGCAAGCAGGGTCTGCGCAAAAAAAAGTTCGCTGTTTCGACACAGCACTACTCGTTTGCGGTCAAGAGCTTTGTGGAAATGGTCAAGAATTTTGACATTGACGAGTACGAGTTCGCCATCCGCGAAACGCGCACCCGCGAGGTCATCGACGACGTGGCGAACCTTAAGAGCGAAATAGGCGTGCTGTACCTTTCGGATTTTAACCGCAAAGTACTCACGAGCATCTTCAATTCCAAGGATTTGCAGTTCACCAAGCTCATCAACTGCAAGGCGTACGTTTACCTGTGGAAAAATCACCCCCTGGCTGGCAAAAAGTCCATCACGCTCAAGGATTTGGGGCCGTATCCGTGCCTCTCGTTTGAGCAGGGCGACGAGAGCTCGTTCTACTTTGCCGAAGAGATTTTGAGTACAAACGAATACCAGCGGACCATCAAGGCGAACGACCGCGCGACCATGTTGAACTTGATGGTGGGCTTAAATGGCTACACGCTCTGCTCGGGCATTATTTGCGAGGAACTGAACGGTGGCGACTACCTGGCAATCCCGCTTCGCGAGACTTCCGAGGAAATCAATCGTGTTATGGAGATTGGCTATGTCACTCGCAAGAACTTGACGTTGAGCCCCATAGGGGAATCCTATATTGAACAAATGAAAAAATATTTGTTGTAGAACCCTGACTCATTCTAAATACAGCAGCTCGCCCATTTGCGGCATAAGCACGGGCTTTCCCGATTCCTGGGCGGCACGTTTCGCATTTTCCAGCGGTTCCGTGTAGGAATGCTTGCTCAGGCAGAACTTGGAGTGGTGAACCGTCATGTAGCGGTTTGCGTCCAGTTCCACCATTTCCTTGCCCAGGTATTCCGGCATGGTGTGGATAAGCGACCAGTCCTTGTCGTACTGCCCATTTTCAAGAATCGCCAAATCGATGTCAGTAAATTTCTTTCCGATTTTTTCGAAGTGCGGGCCATAACCCGAATCGCCACCAATCCATACGGTGCGCTCGGGCGACTTGAAGGCGAATGACGCCCACAGAGTCTTGTTCTGATGCAGGTCGCGGCCCGAAAAATGCCTCGCCGGAGTCGCCGTCACATTAAAGCCTTCGCCCAGGTCGGTAGATTCCCACCAGTCGAGTTCAACAAGCTTTTCTACAGGGTAACCCCAGTATTCAAAATGCTCGCCCACGCCGAGGCCTGTCACCACGTGCTTTACACGCGGTTCAAGTTCCGTAACCGCCTGATAATCCAGGTGGTCCCAGTGGTCGTGCGTAATCACCAGGTAGTCGATATCCGGCATGTCGGCAGGCTTGTAGATGTCCGTTCCCTTGAACATCTTGTTCACGAAACTCACCGGCGAACCCTGATAGAAAACCGGGTCCACCAGCACCTTCTTTCCGGACAAATTGAGCAGGTACGAGGAGTGCCCAAACCACACAATCCAATCGCGGTCCTGCGGTAGCGACTTCAGGTCCGTCTTGACGACATTCATCGCGGTATCGGGAACGGTCTGGCTCTTGTCGCCGAACAGGAAATCCTTCCATACGGCAAAAACGCCCCTGTCGCCCGTCATGGTGACGGTCTCAATCTCGTTCACGAACTGCTTGCCGTCGTAATTCGGCGACTGCTTGATGCGTTCAAGGCGCTTGCCTTGTGGAATACGGCCGAATTTTTCCTGACTCAAGAACAACACGCCTGCGTCTCCTAAAATAAATAGTACTGATAAGACAATCGCCGTAATCATGAGTTTCTTGTTCTTCGCAAAACGCAAGCGCATCGTGTTTTTTAGCGGATAAAGTTTGTGAAGATTTTCTTTTCGGCAACAGGCTGCTCAACACCCGCCTTCTTGCCCGCTTCGATGCTCTTCAGGATCCATGCCATGTTGCGGCCCAATTCCTTCATAATCTGCACGCCTTCCTCGTCCTTCAGCACATCTTCGGGGCTAGAACCGTGAACCATGTTCCAGTAACGCGAAGCCACCATGGGTTGCTGCGCAAATGCCGGATACTTGTTCAGAGCGTCGAGAGTGGCGCTGGTCCCTGCGCGGCGGGCAGAAGCAACTGTTGCGGCGGGCTTAAAGAGCAGTTCCGCTTCGGCAATGCCGTAAAGCCTGTCCAGGAACATCAGCATCTCGCCGCTGGGGGATGCGTAATAAACCGGGGAGCCGTAAACGACAGCATCGGCCGTTTTAAGGATTTCCTTGGCTTCGTGAACCACGGCGTCAGTTTCGCCCTTCAGCACACGACCACCCACGAAGAAGATTTCTGTCTCGATGCCCGCGGCCTTGAGTTCGCCTGCCACGAGACTCAGCGCCGTATAAGTGCAGCCCTTTTCGCGACGGCTACCGTTGAATAAAACGACCTTCATCATAAACTCCTTTGTCTTTCGCCTTAAATATACAAAGAAATTATGTTATATTTCTACGAAAAGGCAGGTAAAAAATGTCCATCGGAATTCCAGAAATAATCCTGATTGTGGTTGTGGTGCTTCTCCTGTTCGGGGCAAAGCGCATTCCTGAACTTGCACGTTCCCTGGGCAAGGCCCAGAATGAGTACAAGAAGGCGAAAGACGCCCTGAAGGAAGAAGCTGAAGACCTGCAGAAGACGGTGGAAAAAGCCGCAGAGGCAGAAGATAAGAAAGGCTGATGACCTCCAAACAGGATCAAGAGGCTACGCTGATTTCGCATTTGGAAGCGCTCCGACGGGCGCTTTTGCGTTCTATTGTCGCCCTTGCCATCGGCATCGTGCCCCTGTTCCTTGTTTCGCCCTACGTTCTGGACTGGTTCTGTAAGCAAATCGCCCTGCAAGGCGGCGTCACGCTCCATTACTTTTCCCCGATGGAAGTGTTCCTGCTGCAGCTCAAGATTTCTGCACTGCTGGACTGCGTGCTGTTTTCGCCCTACATCGCCTGGAACATGTGGCAGTTCGTGCTCCCCGCCCTATACGACAACGAAAAGCGATTCATCCGCTCCATCGTGGCTATGACCAGCGGGCTGTTTATCGCGGGCGTCGCCTTCTGCCTTGTCGTCTGCTTCCCGCTGATTGTGCAGTTCGGCATGAGCTTTGCAAGCACGACCCTGCAACCCGTATTTGGCATCTCTAACCTGATAACACTCGCGCTCTGGCTTTCGCTTGCGTTCGGATGCATGTTCCAGTTCCCGCTAGTGACCTACGCGCTTATCCGTGCGGGCATCGTGAATTACGAAACCGTCTGCAGCAAGCGCCCCTACGTGGTGGTGGCAATCCTTGTGCTGGCGGCCCTCCTCACGCCCCCGGATATTGTAAGCCAGTTGCTGCTCGGGCTCCCGACGTACCTGCTCTTCGAAGCGGGACTCTTGGCGGCCAGGCGCTTCCATGGGCGTTCCCCGGCTCATCGAGCCAAACCAATTACAAAAACGGATGTTACGAAAATTATCCAGCAGAAAAATAATTTTCCTACTAAATAATTTTTGAAATTTAGCCCTTCCTTGGGCGTTCCCCGAACCTGTCTATCTAGACAATTTCCCAAATTTTATATAATTGAACATCAAGGCCCCCTCGTTTTTCCGAGGGAGCCTTTTTGACCATATGTCCGTTTATTTCACGAAAACGGCGAGAAGTTTATGTGCCTCGTCGCCTTCGGCAAAACGGATTTCACCTACGGTATGGTACTCGAATCCCGAGAACTGCTGCAGGTGCAGTGCCGCAAATTCGCGGTCCTGCGAATAGCAGAGATTCAGGCGGAAGTTCCCGTTGTCGCCTGTTTTCGGATGGCCATTTTTTTGAACGACCGCGTCCAGGGCGCTTGGAGAAGCCTCGACAATTTCCTTGACCTTTTGGCCCTCCGTAGGGCTGTAGTCCAGGCAAGTTCCCACTACGGGCGAATTCGTCCTGGTGTAGGTGACATTGGTCTTGAAACCGAAAAACTTCTTTTCGGTCTTGATATAGGGCTTGTTGAAGAGGGCGTTAGCCATCTCCATCTTGGAAATGTTTTCCATGTTCTTTCTCTTTTTTAAAATGAATGTTATCGCGCACCCCGGTTGGGGCCGCGGCAATTTACCTGTGACTGAGTGTTCGGAGAAAGAACTTGCTAACAGAGCATTCGCTCTAGCGTATAAACGTAATACTCTTTTGATTTCTGATAAACTAGCGGCAAGGGGAAGCCGCATTGGGCGCAAACAGTTGGCCGCGCGATCTTAGTCGGAAATGGAGTAGCCTGCTTGAACGTTGCCGAACTGCGTCCGCCGTCCCCTTGAAGGCCGTTGCCGCGCGATGCACGCAAGGACACCTGCTGGCCCGACCTGCGTGTAAGCAGTGTTGCATCAGCTGTTGATTCTCGAGACAGGTATAACGGATTATCGGCAAAATCGTGAGCAGCGAAAACTTTATCGCTCTCTGCAACCTGACCAAATTCAGCGCCGTAATCATAAACAAAAGAACCCTCGACAATAGCAGAAAGAACCGCGAATAACGCGACTGCAATCATCGACAGAATATTTTGTTTAATACGCTTCATTGTACTAATAATGTACAAATCTACGCCTTCATGAGTTTCGCCACATAATGCACCGCGACGGCAAACAGCACGACGATGGCGATATAGTCCGCAAAAAAGAGGGCGTAGCCGCGTTCCGCATCAAAGAAGAAGAAGGGCTGCTGCAGGAACATGTATTTCCAAAGCCCGCGAATAACGAAGGCGTAAATTCCATAGCATGCCACGAGAGCGGCAATCACGCGAGTTGCGACAAGTGCAGCCTTTGACTTGAAAGCGCCCGCAAGCCCCAAGCGGTTTGCAATCAGGCTCAAATGCAGCCCAATGTGGAGCGACATGAACACGTAATACCAGTGGCTGGCGAGCAGGTGCGCCGTGCGGGCGAAGTTTGCGCCCGATTCAATTCCGAGGAATGCGAACACATGGTTCGAAAGCATGATGCCGCTCATCATCAGGAAAATCGCGCACAAAAGGATCCCGCAATTCACGACCGCCTGCAAAATGCGGAATGCGTTGTAGCGGCCATTGAACAGCGAAAGGAAAAACCGCCGGTTCAGCGTGATGTGCACCGCCCACAGAACAAGCAGCACCACGCCCAGAATCTCGTGAACGGCAGTCGATTCAAAGAAGTAATTGCCGCCCATCAGCACGAGTGTGGCGACCGTCATCGCGATATCAAGAGGCATACGGATTTTGGCGGAAATAGGCATATTAGGGAATATACATTATTTCGTCTTCACGCCGTTTTTCTCTAGCCACTTGGCCACATCTTTCGAGAGGCTCGAACCGCCGGAATAATGCACCGAAAGGCCTTCGCCGATTTTTGCGTTGGGCGCGAGTTTCGCAATCGCGGTGATGCTCTGGCCAAATCGCCCGCCACCGTGGGAGCAGAACGGCAGAATCCGCTTGCCCGTAAAGTCGTAACTTTCGAGCAAAGTCGCGATAGGCATCGGGATACTCGCCCACCAGTTGGGGTAACCGATGATAATCGTTTCGTAGTCGGCCCACTTCTTTGCGTCGGGCTTTTTCTTGAGGGCAGGGCGCGCCTGTTTGTGCTGGTCGTTCTGCGCCTGCTTCAAGACGGTGTTGTAGTCGTCGGAATAGGGCTTCACGAGTTCAAGTTCCACCATGTCGAAATCGGTCTGCTTCTTGATTTCGCGGGCGACACCGCGGGTATTCCCGCTCCAGGAATAGAAAACGATCAGCGCACGGGAAGCCCATTTCGTGTTCGACGACGCTTGCGACTTTTCGCCCTTAAAGCCCGCCGCTTCCTGGGTCACAAAAGTTCCCTTGACGCCTGCACCCGCATTCATGGCGAGCCGGAGCCCCACATTGTAACTCTTGCTGGATTGCTGCATGGCCCCGCGATAGGCACTGCGGAGGTTCTTGCCGAAATCGTTCCAGCCGCCACCACGATGCACACGCCTTGTGCCCGAAGGTTTGCCCGCCGGGTCAACCGTCACGCTTGTCGAGCCCGCAGAAACACCGTAATCGCCGTAAAAATCAAAGCACCATTCGCCCACATTCCCGTAAATGTCATAAAGCCCGAAGGGATTGGGCTTGAACTTACCCACGGGGAGCGTGTTCCCGCGGTAAACACCGGGACGTGTTTCCAGAACCTCGTCGTTGAAATAGTTCTGCTCGATTTGATACGGATAATGCCCGTAAAAATTCACGTCGTCGGCACCGGGAGCCTTCTTTGTGTAGAACGGAGTGGTCGTGCCGCCTCGGGCCGCGTATTCCCATTCCGCTTCGGTGGGGAGCCTGTAGCCGTTCGCCTCGCGATTCCAGCTGACCGCATCGCCTTCGATAGCGTAAACAGGAGTGCGTCCATCGCGTTCGCTTAACTTGTTGCAAAAACGCGCCGCTTCGAGCCACGTGATGTTTTCGACGGGCAAGTCGTCACCCCTGAAACTGGAAGGATTTTCGCCCATCACTTCGCGGTAAAGCTTTTGCGTCACCTCGTATTTGCCCAGGTAAAAATCGGAGACCTTCACCTTGTGGAGCGTCTCGTCGTTGACGCGCCAGTCCTCGTTTGCGGGGCTTCCCATGTTGAAAGTCCCGCCCTTGATAAGCACGAAGCCGTCGGGCGCAGGTGCCGCCGCAAGCGACACCGCCGAGAACCACAAAATTGCACAAGATAAAAGTTTAGCGAGCATTATTTCAACTTCCCGTAGTCTTCGTCGCTCACGGGCTCAAGCCATTCGTTGCGACCACCTTCGCCAGGGACTTCAATCGCCAAATGCTGGAACCAGGAATCCGGAGCCGCCCCGTGCCAATGCTTGACGCCAGCCGGAATGTTCACCACGTCACCGGGCTTCAGTTCCACCGCCGGCTTGCCCCATTCCTGATAGTAGCCGCGGCCCGCCGTCGCAATGAGAATCTGGCCACCGCCCTTCTTGGCATGATGGATATGCCAGTTGTTGCGGCACGCCGGTTCAAAAGTCACGTTCCCGACACCCACCTGTTCCTTGCTGATCATGTCGAGATAACTCTTGCCCACGAAATACTTGGCGTAGGCGTCGTTCGGCTTACCCACCGGGAACACGCTCCAGTCCTTGCCTGGCACGGTTTTTGCACCCGACGCGTTTACGGCACCAGCCGTCGCGTTTGCTGCCTCAGCCACCGCTTCCTTGAGCAGTCGCAGAGCGTTTAGCGTACGCGGGTAACCGCAATACGGCAA
It encodes:
- a CDS encoding flavodoxin, whose product is MLAKLLSCAILWFSAVSLAAAPAPDGFVLIKGGTFNMGSPANEDWRVNDETLHKVKVSDFYLGKYEVTQKLYREVMGENPSSFRGDDLPVENITWLEAARFCNKLSERDGRTPVYAIEGDAVSWNREANGYRLPTEAEWEYAARGGTTTPFYTKKAPGADDVNFYGHYPYQIEQNYFNDEVLETRPGVYRGNTLPVGKFKPNPFGLYDIYGNVGEWCFDFYGDYGVSAGSTSVTVDPAGKPSGTRRVHRGGGWNDFGKNLRSAYRGAMQQSSKSYNVGLRLAMNAGAGVKGTFVTQEAAGFKGEKSQASSNTKWASRALIVFYSWSGNTRGVAREIKKQTDFDMVELELVKPYSDDYNTVLKQAQNDQHKQARPALKKKPDAKKWADYETIIIGYPNWWASIPMPIATLLESYDFTGKRILPFCSHGGGRFGQSITAIAKLAPNAKIGEGLSVHYSGGSSLSKDVAKWLEKNGVKTK
- the tatA gene encoding twin-arginine translocase TatA/TatE family subunit, encoding MSIGIPEIILIVVVVLLLFGAKRIPELARSLGKAQNEYKKAKDALKEEAEDLQKTVEKAAEAEDKKG
- a CDS encoding flavodoxin family protein, coding for MKVVLFNGSRREKGCTYTALSLVAGELKAAGIETEIFFVGGRVLKGETDAVVHEAKEILKTADAVVYGSPVYYASPSGEMLMFLDRLYGIAEAELLFKPAATVASARRAGTSATLDALNKYPAFAQQPMVASRYWNMVHGSSPEDVLKDEEGVQIMKELGRNMAWILKSIEAGKKAGVEQPVAEKKIFTNFIR
- a CDS encoding DUF4405 domain-containing protein, with translation MPISAKIRMPLDIAMTVATLVLMGGNYFFESTAVHEILGVVLLVLWAVHITLNRRFFLSLFNGRYNAFRILQAVVNCGILLCAIFLMMSGIMLSNHVFAFLGIESGANFARTAHLLASHWYYVFMSLHIGLHLSLIANRLGLAGAFKSKAALVATRVIAALVACYGIYAFVIRGLWKYMFLQQPFFFFDAERGYALFFADYIAIVVLFAVAVHYVAKLMKA
- a CDS encoding aldo/keto reductase, which encodes MVLDEVYKLNNGQRIPKVALGTWQTPNDVAATAVAAAIDAGFKHIDTAIAYGNEQGVGEGIKRGLQMTGMHRESIFVTSKIPAEVKSYDETVRNIQESIDRLDSYHVDLMLIHAPKPWAEMGKDGPNYFDENVQVWKALEEAYFAGMFRSIGVSNFDIEDLNNIMDNADVKPAVNQIRVHIGHVPFDLIEFCQQNGILVEAYSPNATGRLMQVPEVVEMAEKYGVSVPQLASRFDLQLGLLPLPKSIHEERIRQNADLDFEISPFDMAELLQIEGI
- a CDS encoding pitrilysin family protein, which produces MMSRITRILTSGAAGLAAALLLGFAPAQAAVNLNVHKEVLDNGLTVLLHPNKQAPTVSCRLFYVTGSVHEVPGKSGLAHILEHELFKGTKKVGIQDSVADARFMLVQDSLQMLIRPAKLAGDTAAVKKLTAEHDSVLNEHRKIFVKDELWGAYQAAGGSGLNAFTTDLMTAYIVTLPKDKIELFMWLEADRMQNAVLREFYSERDVVREERRMRYDDKPTGRYYETLNSMIYEAFPYRVPTIGWPSDIANLTREMAEEHYRKYYKPRNAILVLAGDLDVDSTVSMVKRYFGRIPTGEAFPPLTIRDPEQAGEKRLVVRRPDAPNMYTLVFKTAEVGDPSLYALDIAEGVLNGRSGRLYKRLVEQEKLAVSVGASNSPNKYVSEFSVQVNLRPDADVAKVEDAVWDELEKLKSEPVSAREFQKVKNHAYAGLIRSLTDMENVATMLAYYEMFGDYRIFLTWADELEKVSADDVQNAAKATFVRKNSVTGMLLKEKN
- a CDS encoding LysR family transcriptional regulator → MTLQQLRYAIGIAETGSFNKAAEKLFISQPSLTAAIHDLEDELDLLIFNRTSRGVTLTNEGEEFIAYARELYIHYENVLEKYGKQGLRKKKFAVSTQHYSFAVKSFVEMVKNFDIDEYEFAIRETRTREVIDDVANLKSEIGVLYLSDFNRKVLTSIFNSKDLQFTKLINCKAYVYLWKNHPLAGKKSITLKDLGPYPCLSFEQGDESSFYFAEEILSTNEYQRTIKANDRATMLNLMVGLNGYTLCSGIICEELNGGDYLAIPLRETSEEINRVMEIGYVTRKNLTLSPIGESYIEQMKKYLL
- a CDS encoding MBL fold metallo-hydrolase, producing MITAIVLSVLFILGDAGVLFLSQEKFGRIPQGKRLERIKQSPNYDGKQFVNEIETVTMTGDRGVFAVWKDFLFGDKSQTVPDTAMNVVKTDLKSLPQDRDWIVWFGHSSYLLNLSGKKVLVDPVFYQGSPVSFVNKMFKGTDIYKPADMPDIDYLVITHDHWDHLDYQAVTELEPRVKHVVTGLGVGEHFEYWGYPVEKLVELDWWESTDLGEGFNVTATPARHFSGRDLHQNKTLWASFAFKSPERTVWIGGDSGYGPHFEKIGKKFTDIDLAILENGQYDKDWSLIHTMPEYLGKEMVELDANRYMTVHHSKFCLSKHSYTEPLENAKRAAQESGKPVLMPQMGELLYLE
- a CDS encoding cation diffusion facilitator family transporter, producing the protein MTRILKKDDSKEVRQVTWIGLGGNVILSVGKFFAGFFGGSQALVADAIHSASDFVTDVAIIVGSRYWNTPPDADHPYGHRRFETLISVGIGLAVCSVGVFLGYEAVQKLLAHEQSHPEWIAAVMAFVSIAVKEALFRYTRAAGKKIRSQALEANAWHHRSDAYSSIPVLVAVLAGIVVPGFWFADSVGAVIVSLFILHSGYEIAWPGIHQVADVGASPEVVERLRQVALSCPEVMSVHRFRTRYVGGDLHVDLHIVVNENMTLLAAHDLSEEVERKLIEAGESVVDALVHVDPYDPVKAASKSKD
- the tatC gene encoding twin-arginine translocase subunit TatC; the encoded protein is MTSKQDQEATLISHLEALRRALLRSIVALAIGIVPLFLVSPYVLDWFCKQIALQGGVTLHYFSPMEVFLLQLKISALLDCVLFSPYIAWNMWQFVLPALYDNEKRFIRSIVAMTSGLFIAGVAFCLVVCFPLIVQFGMSFASTTLQPVFGISNLITLALWLSLAFGCMFQFPLVTYALIRAGIVNYETVCSKRPYVVVAILVLAALLTPPDIVSQLLLGLPTYLLFEAGLLAARRFHGRSPAHRAKPITKTDVTKIIQQKNNFPTK